One Candidatus Fermentibacter sp. genomic window, CGCAGACGTGGCAGCGCTCGATGGACAGGACCTCCTCGCTGGCGGAGGTGACCGAAAGCTTCTCCTCGTGCTTGACGGGGGCGGGAGGGGTGTGTGAAGCCGATTCATCCAGCTCCCCGAAATCCTCTTCCTCCTCCGGGACCCGGGGCGGTTCCTGGGGAGCCTCCTCCTGCTGGTCCTCGACGGTCTCCATCCTCGGGAGCAGGTCGACGAAGGGATACAGCCTGTTCTGTATGACCCTGGCCCGGCCCATCGGCACGGCCTCCAGCAGGACGAGCGGGGCCTTGTCGACGGAAGCCCTGGCTTCCTCGCGGGTCATGTGCAGCTCGGACACGAGGAGTTCCAGGACGCGCTGCTTCTCCTCCTCCCTGCCGAGCCGGACGAGGAGGAGATCGACGAGAGCTTCTGAGAGGTCCATCAGACCATCCCCCTGTCTTCTTCGTATCCGCGGTGCGGACTGACGGAATGCTCCTGGCCCGGATAAGGCACAGCAGGGTCGTTCGTCATGCCGTTCCCTCGTCGGCCTCGAACTGCCGGTGAAGCCTGGTGATGACCATGCGGCTCACCTTGCGCAGGGTCTCGAAGACACCGATGCCCTTCGAGGCCACGGCTTCGACGACGGGTATCCGGCTCAGCCCGAGAGTCTCGCTGATCTCCTCCACCGAGGCTATGTCGGGCAGGTCGCGCTTGTTGCACTGTAGGACCAGGCTGACGCCCTTCCTCTTCTGGTTCTTGAGATTGTCCCTGAGATCCCTGAGGGAGGCGATGTTGGCCTCCATCCTGTCCCTCTGGGAGTCGGCGACGAATACGATGCCGTCAACGCCCTGGAGGATCAGCCTCCTGCTGTCGGAGTACATGGCCTGCCCCGGGACGCTGTAGAGATGGAGCCTGATCTTGAAACCGTTGATCGTTCCGGTATCGAGGGGGAGGAAGTCGAAGAACAGGGTCCTCTCGTTGCCGGCGGCGAGGGAGATGAGCTTGCCCCTGTTGTCGGCGGGAACCTCTCCGTGGATGACCTTGACGTTCGTCGTCTTGCCGGAGAGCCCCGGACCGCAGTAGACGATCTTGCAGTCGATCTCGCGGGCGCTGTAGCTGACGGTCGCCAAGCGTCACTCCCCCCCGGGCTGCCCGGAGCCGCGATGGCTCTGGTTGTCGTCCATGCCGTCACGGATGCCCTTCTTGAACTCCCTCAGGGCCTGGCCGAGGGATCTGGCGATGTCGGGTATCCGCTTCGCCCCGAAGAGCAGGAGCAGAGCCACGACTATCAGGCCTATCTCCAGGGGCGAAGGACGGAACATACCCACCTCCAGGCGGGGTCAGAACCACCTGTAGAGGACACCTACCAGTATCAGCCCGAGGAAGCTCATCAGGTTGACCCTGAAGGCTATCTCCTCGAGAGCGAATCTCATCACCACGAGGTCGAGCCGGAATGGTCCGAGCGAGAACTCGAGCGAGCCGGCGAAGAAGGATCTGAGCGTGGTCGCCGTGTCAGGGAGGATCAGGGCCATGCCCTCGCCGAATGCCGTACCCGCCATCATCCCCAGCAGGGACATCGCTATCCAGAACCCGGGTGGTCTCTTGTTGAGCAATTCGCCTCCGACGACAGCCCGAATCTATCCTTGGCCCGGTTCCCGAACAAGCCCGCCCTGCAGGCGCGCCATCACACCCGACCTCATCAGGGATGCCGAGGCGATGCCGACTATCGCACCGGAAAACACGGCCCACGCTGCGGCCGGCGGCAGGAGCGCCCGCACGGGAAGGCCCGGGAGTATGGCGCATGCGGCTATGAGCTGGGCGGCCATGCCGGCCGCGCTCCCTGCCACCGAGAGGGCGGTGATGGACAGGCGCCCGGGCACCAGCCGGGAGCATGACCCCATCATCAACGCCGACGAAAGAGCGCTGCTCATGGACAGGACGAACGAGGGAGTCGCCAGGGTGCCCGTCGCCAGCGCCACGGCAAGGCACCTGGTGGCGTTCACCCTCAAGGCTCCCCGCGTTCCCAAGGTGATCGCCGCCAGGACGCCCGCGATGTTCGCGAATCCCGGCTTGAGGAACGGGAGCGGTCTGGGGAGCAGGCTCTCGGCGAAACCCAGCGCCGTCCCCGCGATGACCAGCAGGAGGACGGACGGCCTTCCCGCGCCTCCCTCAGATCCCTGCGGCATCCCTGCAGATCCTCTCGAGCTCGTCCATGGTCCTCTCCATGTCGAAGTGCGTCAGGGCCCTGGACCTGGCTCCGGCCGACAGGTCATCCCTCAGGGCGTCGTCATCGAGCTTCTCCACGGCTTCGCGTATGGCCCCCGGATCCCCGGCGCGCACCGTCAGACCGCTCTCTCCGTCCCTGTTCACCCAGGGGACCCCTGTGGCTATGTCGGTGCTGATCACCGGGGTTCCGCACGCCATCGCCTCGACCTGGACGAGCCCGAAGGCCTCCGAGCGTTCCGTCGACGGCAGGATGAGCGCCCTGGCCCCCCTGTACAGCTCCACCAGCCTGTCGTCGCTGACGTCGCCTGCGAGCTCGACGAGCGAACCGTCCCTCGATGCGGCCTCGGAGATCTCCTTCGAGAGAGGCCCGCTCCCCGCCATGACGAGGCGCCGCCCCGGAAGGCCGCGCCAGGCTTCGAGGAGGACGGGGATGCCCTTGTAGCGGCGGAACCTGCCCACGAAGAGGAAGTACCCATCCCTGCCGTCCGCGGGGCCCGGGCTGAATCTGCGGGTGTCCACCCCGAGGGGGACCACATGGACGTTCGAGAGTCTGCGGAGGAATCTCGATGACTCCGCGTATGCGGGCGAGGTGGCCAGGACGGCCCGGGCCCTGCGGAGAAAGGGCCAGAGGAATGGTTCTATCAGCGGCACCAGGAGGGACTGCCTCACTATGTCGCTGTGGTAGGTCACGATGTGGGGGGCATCCAGCCCCGCGAAGGCCCAGGAGACAGCAGCCGTGGGCAGCGGATGATGGTAGTGCACCAGGTCGAACCGCATCTCGCGGTGGAGTCTGCGCAGGAGCGACGCCAGCCCGGGGCACACCGGATTCGAGAACAGCCGCCCCAGGCACGGGGCTTCGATCACGGGACTGCCGTCGATGGAACGCCTGCCTATCCTGAGGGCCGGCTTCCGGGAGGCGACGAGGATGGTGGATTCATGCCCCCGCGCCGCCATGGAGGATACGGTGTCGTGAATGTACCTCTCTATGCCGCCGTGAACCGGAGGATACACATCCTTGTAGACGTGCAGGATCCTCATCCCCCGGCCTCCCTGTAGATGCCGGCTACCCGCCCGGCCATGGCCCGGTCGCTCAGCCCGCGTGCGAAATCCCTCAGGGCCGATGGTTCGCGACGGCTCTCGAGTGCATCGAGGACGGCATCCCTGATGGATTCCGGAGATTCCCCGCAGAAAGCCGCCGCCACGTCGCGGTACACCTCCCGCAGAGCTTCCGCAGGCCCCAGTACGCTCGGCGTCCCTTCCAGGGCGGCCTCCAGGGGGGGCAGCCCGAAACCTTCGTACAGGGACGGGTACACGAGCAGTTCGGCGCCTGCATAGGCGTCGGCAAGGTCGCTTTCGCCGAGAGGACCGGTCCAGAGAACGCCCGGCATCGAACAGAGCCTTCTCCTGGTCTCCGCCGGCCCCCATCCCCACCGCCCGGCGACCACCATGGTCATCCCGGGCCTCGCTGCCGCAATGCCCTTCCAGGCATCGAGCAGGGCGGGGATGTTCTTCCTGGGTTCGATCGTGGAGACGCTGAGGATGTAGGGGCCTCCGCCCGTGAGCATCCTCCTCCCCCTCTCCGCGTCCCCCGACCCGCCGGGACCCGAGGACAGGGGGACCACTCTCAGCTTTACCGGATCGAGCCCCAGCAGCCTCACCGCTTCCGATGCGGTGAAGGCGCTGTCGGCCATGACGATGTCGGCCGACCGCGCCGAGCGGGGGAAGACGAGCCTGTAGTAGAGCCTCCGCAGGGGCGGGAACCAGCCCGGGTGCGCCATGAAGGCGAGATCGTGAAGGGTCAGGAGGGATGCGGCCCCCGGGGGTGCGCATCCCGTGAATGCAGGCATGTGGACGGGCGCGCCCTTCATCCGCGAAGCCGCCAAAGGGGCCAGGATCATCTCGTCGATGACCTTGCGGGAAGATCCTGCACGCGCCGGGGAGAGAGCCTCCCGGAGGCCGGTCAGCCTGCCTCCCGCGGCAACCCTGACGCCGTCCTCGCCTGCCTCGATCAGACCCCGGAGGAGTCTGGCCAGGTATACCCCGGTGCCGCCCCTCGAACCGAGGGAGGCACCATATATGACTGCCCTGCAGTCACCGGGAGATCGTGGAATCGTCACCCAGGCAGACCGAAACCGGCCTCCCCGTCACGGAGGCCCGGAAGCCCAGCACCGAACCGTCCAGGACGGAGTCCTCTATCGTGTTGTCACCGCTGGCGATGGTATCGCGCACGACGGACCCGGCCAGCCTGCAGCCAGGCCCGATCGACGCGTACGGACCCAGGATGCACCCCTCCACGGAGGCTCCGGGGTCGATGTGGCACGGAGGGATCACGAGGGAGCCAGGGATATCCGGCGGAGGGGTGCCGCGATCCTTGTCCAGGAGGATCCTGTTGGTCTGGAGGAGCGTCTCGGGCCTGCCGCAGTCCAGCCAGTCGTCGACCCTGACCAGTTCGAACTCCTCCCCTCCGTCGATCATCCTCTGCATCGCGTCGGTGAGCTGGAATTCGCCCCTGGTCCTCACACCCTCGCGCATGAGATCCTCGCAGGCGCGGATCATCCCGGCCCCGCTCCGGAACATGTAGATGCCCACTATGGCGAGGTCGCTGACGAACTCCGAGGGCTTCTCGACGAGCCTGACGGCCCTGTTCCCCTCCGCGACGACCACGCCGAATCGCGAGGGATCGTCCACGGGGCAGACCGCCAGCCTGTTGCGGCTCTCCGAGGCGATGCCCGAAAGGTCAGCCTCGAACAACGTGTCGCCCAGCACGACGAGAGTGGGGCCGTCGTCGATCAGGGGGGCGCAGAGCGCAATGGCGCCTGCGAGTCCGTTCATGGTGTCCTGCCTGACGAAATCCACCCTCATCCGGTACTCGGACCTGACCCATTCCACGATCGGATCGCCGAGATGTCCCACCACCAGCGTGATCCTGTCGACTCCCGCAGGGATGATCCTGTCAATTATGTGGCCCAGCACGGGCCTGCCCGCCACCGGCACCAGCGCCTTCGGCGTCGTGTGGGTGACAGGCCTGAGCCTGGTCCCCATTCCGGCGACAGGGATGACAGCGTGCATCATTCCTCCGTTCCCTGGAAACCGTTCAGGAGAATGGTGGGGAACCTGCCCTGGACATAGCTCCTCGCGAGCTGTCTCACCTTGAGGGCCGAGTCGGCGGCGAGCGCCTCGCCCGCCAGTCCGGCGGCCTCCGCGGTGTCGACGACCCCTATCATCTTCTTGATGTCGGGGATGAGGGAGATCGACACGCTCAGCTCGTCAACCCCGAGCCCGAGGAGCAGCGGCACCGCCAGCGGTTCCCCTGCTATCTGGCCGCAGACCCCGACCCATCTGCCGGCAGCATGGCACATCCTGACGACATGGTCGATCTGCCTGAGCACGGCCGGGTGGAGGGGGTCGAAGAGGTGGGCGACATAGGGGCTCCCCCGGTCGACTGCCAGAGTGTACTGCGTGAGGTCGTTCGTGCCTATCGATACGAAGTCGACGTGCGGAAGGAAGATGTCGATGGCGATGGCTGCCGCCGGGGTCTCGACCATGATGCCGAGGGGGATGGCGGGATCGAACGGGATGCCGTCGCGTGCCAGTGCGAGCTTGGTGTCCTCGAGCATGTCCCGGGTTCTCAACACCTGGTCGAGCTCGGTGACCATGGGTATGAGCAGCCAGGCCGTCCCCTCCACTGAAGCCCTGAGAATGGCCGAGAGCTGGCGCCTCAGGATGTCGGGCTTGTCGAGGCATACCCTGATCGCGCGCCAGCCCAGGAACGGGTTCCTCTCCCTCAGTTCCGGGACTCCGGGGAACTTGTCGCCGCCTAGGTCGAGCGTGCGTATCACCACCGGATAGGGCTTCATCTCTCTCAGCGCGTGGGAGTAAGCCATGCACTGCATGTCCTCGTCGTCCGCATCCGGCGAGAGGAGGCGGAGGAACTCGGTGCGGAAGAGGCCAATGCCTCGGCCGCCGTACTTCTTTACCTGATCGGCCTCCTGGGAGAACTCGATGTTGCCGGCCAGCTCGACCGGCCGGCCGTCCGCGGTGACTGCGGGATCGGAGGCGTTGCGGGCTATCGCGGCCTCCATCTCGGAGTACTTGTCCCGCAGGCGGGTGTAGTATTCGAGCTCGTCCTGCTGGGGATCCAGGATCACCCTCCCGTGGATCCCGTCCACGATGACGGTCATGCCCGGCTGGACTGCTTCGGCGGCCTCCCTGAGGGCTACGACCGCCGGGATGCCCAGGCTCCTGGCGAGGATGGCGGTGTGCGAGGTGCTGCCGCCCTCGTCCGTCGCGAAGCCGAGGACCTGGTCCCTGCGGAGCCCGGCCGCCACGGACGGATCGAGCTCCCTGGAGACGAGCACCACCGGCCTGGAGACCCTTCCGAGGGCCTCCCTCTCGGAGCCGAGGAGCTTGGCGAGCACCCTCCGGCCTACGTCCCTGACGTCGGAGGCCCTCTCCCTTATGAGCGGGTCCTCCATGGCGCGGAATCTCTGGATCACGTCGTTGAGTACCTGGCTGAGGGCGTGCTCCGCGTTGTCGCGGTGTCCGGTGATGCGCCTGCGGACGTCGGCCAGCATGACGGGGTCGTCGAGCAGCATCATGTGCACGTCGAGGATCTGCCTGCCCTCTACGAGCTCTCCCATGCCGTCCGAGAGGCTGCGGAGCTCCTCGCGGGTGGCGGAGAGGGCGTCATCCAGCCTGGCCAGCTCCTTCCCGGCCTCCGTCTCCCCGGAGATCTCCCTCCTCGCGACCCTGAGCTCCTCGACGTCGAGCAGGAAGGCGGGTCCGACCGCTATCCCGGGCGACGCCGGGGTGCCCTCGAAGGAGCGGCTCACCTCAGTCCTCTCCGAAACCGGAGGAAACGAGGCTGCAGAGCTCCTCGACCGCCCTCTCCTCATCTTCGCCCGACGCCGATATGAGCAGCTCGGTCCCCTGGCCGGCCGCAAGGGTCATGACTCCCATGATGCTCTTGCCGTTGACCTCTTCGATCCCGTTGGAGATGGTGATCTCGCTGGCGAATACGGCGGCCTTCTTTACGATCAGCGCCGCGGGCCTGGCATGGACCCCCAGCCTGTTCGGGACTGCTACGGCTTTCTGGTACAACTCTCGGCTCCTGATCTACGGCATCATCCGCCGCCGGGGGTTTCCCTCATCCTCTCGATCAGCTTGAGATCCAGTTCCGCAGGGACGTCCACTCCGCGGCTCTCGAGCAGGAAGGACATGGCCGCCACCTCGAGCAGGAGGGCGATGTTGCGCCCCGGCAGCACGGGCAGGACTATCTGCGGAATCCTGACCCCGAGATAGGTGGTGGTGCTCCTGTCGAGGCCGGTCCGGTCGAAATCGGGCTTCTGGGTCCAGTCTACCAGCCTGACCTCCATGTCTACGGGATGGCGGTCCTTGACGGTTCTGATCCCGTAGAGCACGGGGATGTTCACCATGCCGAGGCCCCTGATCTCCATGTGGCTGCCCATTATTGCGTCGCCCGTGCCCAGGAGCTGTTCGCCCGTCCGCCTTATCCTGACTATGTCGTCGGCGATCAGCCTGTGCCCGCGCTCCACGAGTCCGAGGACCGCTTCGCTCTTCCCGATGGCGCTGCGCCCCGTCACCAGCTGACCGACGCCGAACACATCGACCAGTGTGCCATGCACGCACTTCCTCGGCGCGAACACCTCGGACAGGTACCCGGTCAGGTCGTGGATCAGGGGGGTGGTGTCCCTCGGAGATCTGAACACGGCGCAGTCGCAGCCGGCGGCCTCCTCGGCGATCTCCACGGGCGGTTCGAACCCCTTGGTGACTATGAAGCAGTACACCGGGAACTGGAACAGGTTTCGGACCGCGGACTCCCGGGCCTCCTGGTCCAGAGAGGACAGGTACGTGATCTCTGTTTCGCCGATTATCTGTATCCTGTCGTGCAGGAAGCGGTGCGTGAAGCCGGTCAGGGCCAGACCGGGCCTGTTGATGTCCGGGCTGCCGACGAGCCTGGAGTAGCCGGTCTCGCCGGCGACCGGGGTGATGAGGAGCTTCTGGCCAATCAGTTCGACGAGTCTGCGTACCGTCATGTCCCCGGGTTCGGGGTACCTGTCCCTCATCTCAGGCGTTCTCTTCCCTGAGCGGCTTCAGCTCGACGACGCGGCTCGAACCGTCGGAGGCCCTGTAGACAGCGTTCACGGAAGACGTCTCGGTGTTGTGGAAGAGCATGCAGTGTCCGCCTGTGAGCTCGTACTCCGTCATGGCGTCCTCCGTGCGCATCCTGGGGAGGGAGTCTATCCTGTCGATCACGAACGGCCCGGTGAGCTCGGACCCGGCATCGGGCATCCAGATGTCGCCCGCGGAGAGGAACGCGGCGTTTGCGTCCTCCTGCCCGGGCCTGTGGGGATGGCTGTGGAGCCTGTCCTTGAAGCGCCTGAGCTGCTTCTCGAGATTGCCGACCGTCTCGTCCAGAGCGGCGTACATGTCGTGCGACTGGGCTCTGGCGTCGATCTTGAGCCTGTCGCCGCGCACCTGGATCCTGGAGTGGTTGATGCCGGCCGTGACCTCGAGCACGACGTGTATGTCGTCTATCCCGTCGTAGAACTTCTCCATAACGGAAAGCT contains:
- a CDS encoding glycosyltransferase family 1 protein produces the protein MTIPRSPGDCRAVIYGASLGSRGGTGVYLARLLRGLIEAGEDGVRVAAGGRLTGLREALSPARAGSSRKVIDEMILAPLAASRMKGAPVHMPAFTGCAPPGAASLLTLHDLAFMAHPGWFPPLRRLYYRLVFPRSARSADIVMADSAFTASEAVRLLGLDPVKLRVVPLSSGPGGSGDAERGRRMLTGGGPYILSVSTIEPRKNIPALLDAWKGIAAARPGMTMVVAGRWGWGPAETRRRLCSMPGVLWTGPLGESDLADAYAGAELLVYPSLYEGFGLPPLEAALEGTPSVLGPAEALREVYRDVAAAFCGESPESIRDAVLDALESRREPSALRDFARGLSDRAMAGRVAGIYREAGG
- a CDS encoding DUF4321 domain-containing protein codes for the protein MLNKRPPGFWIAMSLLGMMAGTAFGEGMALILPDTATTLRSFFAGSLEFSLGPFRLDLVVMRFALEEIAFRVNLMSFLGLILVGVLYRWF
- a CDS encoding sugar phosphate nucleotidyltransferase, which translates into the protein MHAVIPVAGMGTRLRPVTHTTPKALVPVAGRPVLGHIIDRIIPAGVDRITLVVGHLGDPIVEWVRSEYRMRVDFVRQDTMNGLAGAIALCAPLIDDGPTLVVLGDTLFEADLSGIASESRNRLAVCPVDDPSRFGVVVAEGNRAVRLVEKPSEFVSDLAIVGIYMFRSGAGMIRACEDLMREGVRTRGEFQLTDAMQRMIDGGEEFELVRVDDWLDCGRPETLLQTNRILLDKDRGTPPPDIPGSLVIPPCHIDPGASVEGCILGPYASIGPGCRLAGSVVRDTIASGDNTIEDSVLDGSVLGFRASVTGRPVSVCLGDDSTISR
- a CDS encoding glycosyltransferase codes for the protein MRILHVYKDVYPPVHGGIERYIHDTVSSMAARGHESTILVASRKPALRIGRRSIDGSPVIEAPCLGRLFSNPVCPGLASLLRRLHREMRFDLVHYHHPLPTAAVSWAFAGLDAPHIVTYHSDIVRQSLLVPLIEPFLWPFLRRARAVLATSPAYAESSRFLRRLSNVHVVPLGVDTRRFSPGPADGRDGYFLFVGRFRRYKGIPVLLEAWRGLPGRRLVMAGSGPLSKEISEAASRDGSLVELAGDVSDDRLVELYRGARALILPSTERSEAFGLVQVEAMACGTPVISTDIATGVPWVNRDGESGLTVRAGDPGAIREAVEKLDDDALRDDLSAGARSRALTHFDMERTMDELERICRDAAGI
- a CDS encoding HPr family phosphocarrier protein — its product is MYQKAVAVPNRLGVHARPAALIVKKAAVFASEITISNGIEEVNGKSIMGVMTLAAGQGTELLISASGEDEERAVEELCSLVSSGFGED
- a CDS encoding ADP-ribosylation factor-like protein, encoding MATVSYSAREIDCKIVYCGPGLSGKTTNVKVIHGEVPADNRGKLISLAAGNERTLFFDFLPLDTGTINGFKIRLHLYSVPGQAMYSDSRRLILQGVDGIVFVADSQRDRMEANIASLRDLRDNLKNQKRKGVSLVLQCNKRDLPDIASVEEISETLGLSRIPVVEAVASKGIGVFETLRKVSRMVITRLHRQFEADEGTA
- a CDS encoding Gx transporter family protein; this translates as MPQGSEGGAGRPSVLLLVIAGTALGFAESLLPRPLPFLKPGFANIAGVLAAITLGTRGALRVNATRCLAVALATGTLATPSFVLSMSSALSSALMMGSCSRLVPGRLSITALSVAGSAAGMAAQLIAACAILPGLPVRALLPPAAAWAVFSGAIVGIASASLMRSGVMARLQGGLVREPGQG
- the tatA gene encoding twin-arginine translocase TatA/TatE family subunit; this translates as MFRPSPLEIGLIVVALLLLFGAKRIPDIARSLGQALREFKKGIRDGMDDNQSHRGSGQPGGE
- the ptsP gene encoding phosphoenolpyruvate--protein phosphotransferase; its protein translation is MSRSFEGTPASPGIAVGPAFLLDVEELRVARREISGETEAGKELARLDDALSATREELRSLSDGMGELVEGRQILDVHMMLLDDPVMLADVRRRITGHRDNAEHALSQVLNDVIQRFRAMEDPLIRERASDVRDVGRRVLAKLLGSEREALGRVSRPVVLVSRELDPSVAAGLRRDQVLGFATDEGGSTSHTAILARSLGIPAVVALREAAEAVQPGMTVIVDGIHGRVILDPQQDELEYYTRLRDKYSEMEAAIARNASDPAVTADGRPVELAGNIEFSQEADQVKKYGGRGIGLFRTEFLRLLSPDADDEDMQCMAYSHALREMKPYPVVIRTLDLGGDKFPGVPELRERNPFLGWRAIRVCLDKPDILRRQLSAILRASVEGTAWLLIPMVTELDQVLRTRDMLEDTKLALARDGIPFDPAIPLGIMVETPAAAIAIDIFLPHVDFVSIGTNDLTQYTLAVDRGSPYVAHLFDPLHPAVLRQIDHVVRMCHAAGRWVGVCGQIAGEPLAVPLLLGLGVDELSVSISLIPDIKKMIGVVDTAEAAGLAGEALAADSALKVRQLARSYVQGRFPTILLNGFQGTEE
- the raiA gene encoding ribosome-associated translation inhibitor RaiA is translated as MNIDISGRHFELSEGIKTYAREKLSVMEKFYDGIDDIHVVLEVTAGINHSRIQVRGDRLKIDARAQSHDMYAALDETVGNLEKQLRRFKDRLHSHPHRPGQEDANAAFLSAGDIWMPDAGSELTGPFVIDRIDSLPRMRTEDAMTEYELTGGHCMLFHNTETSSVNAVYRASDGSSRVVELKPLREENA
- the hprK gene encoding HPr(Ser) kinase/phosphatase, with translation MRDRYPEPGDMTVRRLVELIGQKLLITPVAGETGYSRLVGSPDINRPGLALTGFTHRFLHDRIQIIGETEITYLSSLDQEARESAVRNLFQFPVYCFIVTKGFEPPVEIAEEAAGCDCAVFRSPRDTTPLIHDLTGYLSEVFAPRKCVHGTLVDVFGVGQLVTGRSAIGKSEAVLGLVERGHRLIADDIVRIRRTGEQLLGTGDAIMGSHMEIRGLGMVNIPVLYGIRTVKDRHPVDMEVRLVDWTQKPDFDRTGLDRSTTTYLGVRIPQIVLPVLPGRNIALLLEVAAMSFLLESRGVDVPAELDLKLIERMRETPGGG